One window from the genome of Eucalyptus grandis isolate ANBG69807.140 chromosome 7, ASM1654582v1, whole genome shotgun sequence encodes:
- the LOC120295338 gene encoding LOW QUALITY PROTEIN: phosphoglucan phosphatase DSP4, amyloplastic-like (The sequence of the model RefSeq protein was modified relative to this genomic sequence to represent the inferred CDS: inserted 2 bases in 2 codons): MNCLQNLPRWSPSPSRSGFGCPRHVKPPPPPPCFLRITGAVDSADRPRSLALKAVSGSTPSTEMSSSEVEEEKSEEYSSTMTEAMGAVLTYRHELGMNYNFIRPDLIVGSCLQAPKDVDKLRAIGVKTXFCLQQDPDLEYFGVDIKAIRDYAETCDDIQHLRAQIRDFDPFDLRMRLPAVVSKLYKAINRNGGVTYIHCTAGLGRAPAVALAYMFWVQGYKLGEAHRLLQSKRSCFPKVYAIKSATADIFTGFKKKPISLTWQGYNSSIVEVSGLDIGWGERLPLQFDEEQGLWKLTRELPEGDYEYKYIVDGEWTCNKQELLTSPNKDGHVNNYIKVLGDDRSSAGAALRNRLNADDPDLTRDXRLQIRQYLEAYPDEE; the protein is encoded by the exons ATGAACTGCCTCCAGAATCTCCCGAG ATGGTCGCCCTCGCCGTCGCGCTCCGGATTCGGATGCCCCCGCCACGtcaagccgccgccgccgccgccgtgctTTCTCAGGATCACC GGAGCGGTGGATAGTGCAGATCGCCCGAGGAGCCTGGCTTTGAAG GCGGTGTCGGGATCTACACCGAGCACGGAAATGAGCAGCTCTGAAGTGGAGGAGGAGAAGTCAGAGGAGTATAGCTCCACTATGACAGAAGCAATGGGTGCTG TCTTGACTTATAGGCATGAGCTAGGAATGAACTACAACTTCATCCGACCAGACTTGATTGTAGGTTCGTGCCTACAG GCTCCAAAAGATGTGGACAAGCTCCGTGCTATTGGAGTGAAGA ATTTCTGCTTGCAGCAAGACCCAGATTTGGA ATACTTTGGGGTTGATATTAAAGCAATCCGAGACTATGCTGAAACATGCGATGACATTCAACACTTGCGGGCTCAGATAAG agattttgatccatttgattTGCGGATGCGTCTCCCAGCAGTAGTCAGCAAACTTTACAAGGCCATCAACCGGAATGGAGGTGTCACATATATACATTGTACTGCCGGACTTGGAAGGGCTCCTGCTGTGGCG TTGGCATACATGTTCTGGGTTCAGGGATATAAACTCGGTGAAGCTCACAGATTATTACAG AGCAAACGTTCATGCTTTCCCAAGGTGTATGCCATAAAAAGTGCTACTGCTGATATT TTTACAGGCTTTAAAAAGAAGCCAATCAGCCTGACATGGCAAGGTTACAACTCTTCCATTGTGGAAGTTTCTGGACTTGATATTGGATGGGGCGAG AGACTTCCTTTGCAATTTGATGAGGAACAAGGACTGTGGAAACTCACAAGAGAACTGCCA GAAGGAGACTACGAGTACAAGTACATCGTTGATGGTGAATGGACGTGCAACAAACAGGAGCTTCTCACTTCTCCAAACAAGGATGGCCATGTGAACAACTATATCAAA GTCCTTGGTGATGATCGTAGCAGTGCCGGTGCAGCACTGCGAAATAGGCTGAATGCTGATGATCCTGATCTTACAAGAG GGCGTCTGCAAATTCGACAATATCTCGAAGCTTACCCAGATGAAGAGTAA
- the LOC104454126 gene encoding phosphoglucan phosphatase DSP4, amyloplastic: MNCLQNLPRWSPSPSRSGFGCPRHVKPPPPPPCFLRITGAVDSADRPRSLALKAVSGSTPSTEMSSSEVEEEKSEEYSSTMTEAMGAVLTYRHELGMNYNFIRPDLIVGSCLQAPKDVDKLRAIGVKTIFCLQQDPDLEYFGVDIKAIRDYAETCDDIQHLRAQIRDFDPFDLRMRLPAVVSKLYKAINRNGGVTYIHCTAGLGRAPAVALAYMFWVQGYKLGEAHRLLQSKRSCFPKVYAIKSATADIFTGFKKKPISLTWQGYNSSIVEVSGLDIGWGERLPLQFDEEQGLWKLTRELPEGDYEYKYIVDGEWTCNKQELLTSPNKDGHVNNYIKVLGDDRSSAGAALRNRLNADDPDLTRDERLQIRQYLEAYPDEE, encoded by the exons ATGAACTGCCTCCAGAATCTCCCGAG ATGGTCGCCCTCGCCGTCGCGCTCCGGATTCGGATGCCCCCGCCACGtcaagccgccgccgccgccgccgtgctTTCTCAGGATCACC GGAGCGGTGGATAGTGCAGATCGCCCGAGGAGCCTGGCTTTGAAG GCGGTGTCGGGATCTACACCGAGCACGGAAATGAGCAGCTCTGAAGTGGAGGAGGAGAAGTCAGAGGAGTATAGCTCCACTATGACAGAAGCAATGGGTGCTG TCTTGACTTATAGGCATGAGCTAGGAATGAACTACAACTTCATCCGACCAGACTTGATTGTAGGTTCGTGCCTACAG GCTCCAAAAGATGTGGACAAGCTCCGTGCTATTGGAGTGAAGACCATTTTCTGCTTGCAGCAAGACCCAGATTTGGA ATACTTTGGGGTTGATATTAAAGCAATCCGAGACTATGCTGAAACATGCGATGACATTCAACACTTGCGGGCTCAGATAAG agattttgatccatttgattTGCGGATGCGTCTCCCAGCAGTAGTCAGCAAACTTTACAAGGCCATCAACCGGAATGGAGGTGTCACATATATACATTGTACTGCCGGACTTGGAAGGGCTCCTGCTGTGGCG TTGGCATACATGTTCTGGGTTCAGGGATATAAACTCGGTGAAGCTCACAGATTATTACAG AGCAAACGTTCATGCTTTCCCAAGGTGTATGCCATAAAAAGTGCTACTGCTGATATT TTTACAGGCTTTAAAAAGAAGCCAATCAGCCTGACATGGCAAGGTTACAACTCTTCCATTGTGGAAGTTTCTGGACTTGATATTGGATGGGGCGAG AGACTTCCTTTGCAATTTGATGAGGAACAAGGACTGTGGAAACTCACAAGAGAACTGCCG GAAGGAGACTACGAGTACAAGTACATCGTTGATGGTGAATGGACGTGCAACAAACAGGAGCTTCTCACTTCTCCAAACAAGGATGGCCATGTGAACAACTATATCAAA GTCCTTGGTGATGATCGTAGCAGTGCCGGTGCAGCACTGCGAAATAGGCTGAATGCTGATGATCCTGATCTTACAAGAGATGAGCGTCTGCAAATTCGACAATATCTCGAAGCTTACCCAGATGAAGAGTAA